The following proteins are co-located in the Candidatus Manganitrophaceae bacterium genome:
- a CDS encoding helix-turn-helix transcriptional regulator — MHAFPVAIRANRDPGRPRPKSIPPEENKEDTVDAPMPERAQPGIILLNGEGEILYLNREARATIDTRAGKNPTASASNNDSFDRVVFELYNLFKRKGAASFRRPERSDQLKARVYHHDGAVYLFRLTLLQPQGNVPGATQLLILIDRIQQTPSSRSDDAPIQLTPREKNVVQLLSKGMTNKEVANCMRIAEYTVKGHIKQIMKKFHVTTRSGIVAKSFSNRPPLNSVNREGALNF, encoded by the coding sequence ATGCACGCCTTTCCGGTTGCAATCCGAGCGAATCGAGATCCGGGCCGTCCCCGGCCCAAATCAATTCCACCTGAAGAGAATAAAGAAGACACGGTCGATGCGCCGATGCCGGAGCGGGCACAGCCCGGAATCATTCTCCTGAATGGTGAAGGAGAAATCCTCTATCTAAACCGGGAGGCCCGAGCGACGATCGACACGCGCGCCGGGAAAAACCCAACCGCTTCCGCTTCAAACAACGATTCATTTGATCGGGTCGTTTTTGAGCTCTACAACCTTTTTAAGCGAAAGGGAGCGGCCTCTTTCAGAAGGCCAGAGAGATCGGATCAACTGAAAGCACGGGTCTATCATCACGACGGCGCCGTTTACCTCTTCCGTCTCACCCTGCTGCAGCCGCAAGGGAACGTTCCGGGTGCAACGCAACTTTTGATTCTGATCGATCGCATTCAACAAACCCCCTCTTCGAGATCGGATGACGCGCCGATTCAACTGACCCCACGTGAGAAGAATGTGGTTCAGCTCTTATCGAAGGGAATGACGAACAAAGAGGTGGCGAACTGCATGCGCATTGCCGAGTACACGGTGAAAGGCCATATCAAGCAGATCATGAAGAAGTTCCATGTCACTACCCGATCCGGTATTGTGGCGAAAAGCTTCTCCAATCGTCCTCCTCTGAATTCGGTAAATAGAGAAGGAGCGTTGAACTTTTGA
- a CDS encoding tyrosinase family protein produces MHYRKNIACLSTDELHDLREALAGMYALPASNPNSFAKIAGFHGGPPTSYCRHGAPGFFTWHRAYLMAFEEALRTIRCDVTVPFWDWSSGPTTGVPEPCRHPTYVNRSGATVANPLYSGPRAAGGQTTRRADIDTTAYDDLATTAQTALSAATFTSFQNQINGVHGSVHVRTGGDMGSVPTASYDPIFYLHHANVDRLWAQWQASHPGALPASEATFALEPFNRPFSIQWQTGSDVESTTALGYQYRRFCLLLPPIWIWEVVAIEWPWLIREQMTSARLLIKSTQMQKRPMEIRAFLNQPEATGGTKTAGNPAFAGAVGFLGHGEGMQPGPSADRCQECAQLGHTDAHADHGHDHADHTHPNSPEPSASMEARMDVEIDLTQALRRTDRLNSKDEKILLKLVAIDLSGDQVTAGAVSFDGIEVIVE; encoded by the coding sequence ATGCATTATCGAAAAAATATCGCCTGTCTCAGCACCGACGAACTGCACGACCTGCGGGAGGCCCTTGCCGGAATGTATGCCTTGCCGGCGAGCAATCCAAACAGCTTCGCCAAGATCGCCGGCTTTCACGGCGGTCCACCCACCTCTTATTGCCGCCATGGCGCGCCGGGGTTTTTTACCTGGCACCGCGCCTATTTGATGGCGTTCGAAGAGGCATTGCGAACGATTCGCTGCGATGTTACGGTGCCGTTCTGGGACTGGTCGTCGGGACCGACGACCGGGGTGCCGGAACCATGCCGGCATCCGACTTACGTAAACCGTTCGGGCGCGACGGTCGCCAACCCGCTTTACAGCGGACCGCGGGCGGCAGGGGGGCAGACCACACGCCGCGCCGATATCGATACCACCGCCTATGATGATCTGGCGACCACAGCCCAGACGGCGCTGTCGGCGGCGACCTTTACCTCTTTCCAAAATCAGATCAACGGCGTCCACGGCTCGGTGCATGTCCGCACCGGCGGCGACATGGGGTCGGTGCCGACGGCGTCGTATGACCCGATCTTCTATCTGCACCATGCGAACGTCGACCGGCTTTGGGCGCAGTGGCAGGCAAGCCATCCCGGCGCGTTGCCGGCCTCCGAGGCGACGTTCGCGCTCGAGCCGTTCAACCGTCCCTTCAGCATTCAATGGCAGACCGGCTCCGATGTCGAATCGACGACGGCGCTCGGCTATCAGTATCGCCGGTTCTGTCTGCTCCTTCCGCCGATCTGGATTTGGGAGGTGGTCGCCATCGAATGGCCTTGGCTCATCCGGGAGCAGATGACGTCGGCGCGCCTGCTGATCAAGAGCACGCAGATGCAGAAGCGCCCGATGGAGATCCGGGCTTTCCTCAATCAGCCGGAGGCGACCGGTGGAACAAAGACCGCCGGCAATCCCGCGTTCGCCGGCGCGGTCGGGTTCCTCGGTCATGGAGAGGGGATGCAGCCGGGCCCGTCGGCGGACCGCTGTCAGGAATGCGCCCAACTTGGGCATACGGACGCGCATGCCGATCACGGCCACGATCATGCGGACCATACTCATCCCAATTCACCGGAGCCGTCGGCGTCGATGGAAGCGCGGATGGATGTGGAGATCGACCTGACCCAGGCGCTTCGAAGAACCGATCGGTTGAATTCAAAAGACGAGAAGATACTGCTGAAACTGGTAGCGATCGACCTCAGCGGCGATCAGGTGACGGCCGGCGCGGTCTCTTTCGATGGGATTGAAGTGATCGTGGAGTGA
- a CDS encoding class I SAM-dependent methyltransferase gives MLTTLINKIRMELYALKQGINTSFRKAAGRSDYERWGKKESLLQNWDARTRRIAGLIQPGQSVLEFGAGRMALKAFLPERCAYTPCDLVDRGDGTIVCDLNGTLPSFRRHDVAVFSGVLEYVNDLPRLIDHLSGCVDGIVASYAILEKNETDRRVHGWVNDYSASEFVIVFEKAGFQCNHTEAWGTQVIYQFTRGK, from the coding sequence ATGCTGACGACGCTGATCAACAAAATCCGAATGGAGCTTTATGCCTTGAAACAAGGGATCAATACCTCCTTCAGAAAAGCGGCGGGACGGTCGGATTATGAGCGATGGGGAAAGAAGGAGAGCCTGCTCCAGAATTGGGATGCGCGGACGCGCCGGATCGCCGGTCTGATCCAGCCGGGACAGTCGGTTCTTGAGTTTGGGGCGGGGAGAATGGCGCTCAAAGCGTTCCTCCCGGAGCGCTGCGCCTATACCCCTTGCGACCTGGTCGATCGAGGAGACGGAACCATCGTTTGTGATCTGAACGGGACGCTTCCTTCGTTCCGGCGCCACGATGTGGCGGTCTTCAGCGGTGTTCTGGAGTATGTCAATGACCTCCCCCGCTTAATCGATCACTTATCAGGCTGCGTCGACGGGATTGTGGCATCGTATGCGATCCTCGAAAAAAACGAAACCGACCGCCGGGTGCATGGTTGGGTGAATGACTACAGCGCCTCCGAATTTGTGATTGTTTTTGAGAAGGCCGGTTTTCAGTGCAATCATACCGAGGCGTGGGGGACCCAGGTCATTTATCAGTTCACGAGGGGAAAATAA
- a CDS encoding ATP-binding cassette domain-containing protein gives MNIIDIQKATVYQGANQVFDDLSLTIPAGCQTAILGPNGAGKSTLLKLLAGEIRAVDREGSAVRLFGLDRWDVWALRAQLGIVSHDLQRDYLDSARGVDVILSGFYSSIGLYGHQTFSDAQRKRAAEVMETVGVAALQERRFFEMSTGEQRRFLLGRALVHDPGTLVLDEPTSGLDLRASFHYLQLVRSVIRQGKTILLVTHHLHEIPPEVGRIILLKGGRVIADGKKAAVLTQERLILLFDTPLKLAEANGWYQALPDP, from the coding sequence TTGAACATCATCGACATCCAAAAAGCGACCGTCTATCAGGGAGCCAATCAAGTATTTGACGACCTCTCCCTGACCATTCCGGCCGGCTGTCAGACTGCCATCCTCGGTCCCAACGGCGCCGGAAAATCGACCCTTCTCAAATTGCTCGCCGGAGAGATCCGGGCGGTCGACCGGGAGGGGAGCGCCGTCCGGCTCTTCGGTCTCGATCGGTGGGATGTCTGGGCGCTTCGGGCGCAGCTCGGCATCGTCTCCCACGACCTGCAGCGCGATTATCTCGATTCCGCGCGGGGGGTCGACGTGATCCTCTCCGGCTTTTACTCCAGTATCGGTCTCTATGGCCATCAAACCTTCAGCGACGCACAGCGGAAGCGCGCCGCAGAGGTGATGGAGACGGTGGGGGTCGCGGCGCTGCAGGAGCGACGGTTCTTTGAGATGTCGACCGGCGAGCAGCGGCGCTTTCTGCTGGGGCGGGCGCTCGTGCACGATCCGGGAACGCTGGTTCTGGATGAGCCGACGAGCGGCCTCGACCTGCGGGCTTCTTTTCACTATCTGCAATTGGTCCGAAGCGTGATCCGGCAGGGGAAGACGATCCTCCTCGTCACCCATCATCTGCACGAAATCCCCCCTGAGGTCGGGCGGATCATTCTCTTAAAAGGGGGCCGGGTGATCGCCGATGGAAAGAAAGCAGCAGTGCTGACGCAAGAGCGGCTGATCCTGCTCTTCGATACGCCGCTGAAGCTCGCCGAAGCGAACGGGTGGTACCAGGCGTTGCCCGATCCATAG
- a CDS encoding DEAD/DEAH box helicase: MPFEGLGLHPHLVKAIRELGYTRPTPIQTETIPAALAGRDIIGAAQTGTGKTAAFLMPILQELILSPRKGTTRVLVLTPTRELAVQVADHLRQLAKYAPVRSIAIYGGVPMGPQTKALRSGVDVVIATPGRLLDHVRRGVAKLDQLAVLVLDEADRMLDMGFLPDIRTIVKALPKNRQTMLFSATMPNEIVKLSQEMMRDPVKINLGGEEKTPVGIRHAVYPVPRHLKTQLLLTLLRETAMSSVLVFTRTKQGADRLAGVLEKEGFKTGRLHANRTQSQRLASLNAFRLGQLQVLVATDIAARGIDVEKISHVINFDLPNSPETYIHRVGRTARAEAVGDAFTLVSQEEERPLRVIEKKLGPAIPRVKLPDFNYRAAPAAKNRAPVKTEEIQRPKRARPFEKKEREERWKPRGKRPFWEGQHRSGKKSHPTFGSK; this comes from the coding sequence ATGCCCTTTGAAGGACTCGGTCTCCATCCTCACCTTGTAAAAGCGATTCGGGAACTCGGATATACCCGCCCGACGCCGATCCAAACTGAGACGATTCCGGCCGCATTGGCGGGAAGAGATATCATCGGCGCAGCCCAGACCGGCACCGGTAAAACCGCCGCCTTTCTGATGCCGATCCTGCAGGAGCTGATCCTCTCCCCGCGAAAGGGAACGACCCGGGTCCTGGTCCTGACGCCGACACGGGAGCTCGCCGTTCAGGTCGCCGACCATCTCCGCCAGCTGGCGAAGTATGCGCCGGTTCGATCGATTGCCATCTATGGGGGGGTCCCGATGGGGCCGCAGACCAAAGCACTTCGCTCCGGCGTCGATGTCGTCATCGCCACCCCCGGCCGCCTCCTCGATCATGTTCGTCGCGGCGTCGCCAAGCTCGATCAGCTGGCGGTATTGGTCCTCGATGAAGCCGACCGGATGCTCGACATGGGCTTCCTTCCCGACATTCGAACGATCGTCAAAGCGCTCCCCAAGAACCGGCAGACAATGCTCTTCTCGGCGACGATGCCGAATGAGATCGTAAAGTTGTCGCAGGAGATGATGCGCGATCCGGTGAAGATCAACCTCGGCGGAGAGGAGAAAACCCCGGTCGGCATCCGCCACGCCGTTTATCCCGTCCCCCGGCATCTCAAAACGCAACTGCTCCTGACCCTCCTTCGAGAGACGGCGATGTCCTCCGTTCTCGTCTTCACCCGGACAAAACAGGGGGCGGACCGGCTGGCCGGCGTCTTGGAGAAAGAGGGATTTAAAACAGGCCGCCTGCATGCCAACCGGACGCAATCACAGCGCCTCGCCTCCCTCAATGCATTTCGGCTCGGCCAGCTCCAGGTCTTGGTGGCGACCGACATCGCCGCACGCGGCATCGATGTCGAAAAGATCTCGCATGTGATCAACTTTGATCTCCCCAACTCGCCGGAAACCTACATTCACCGCGTCGGCCGAACGGCCCGGGCCGAAGCGGTCGGCGACGCCTTCACCCTCGTCTCTCAGGAAGAAGAAAGACCGCTCCGGGTGATCGAAAAAAAGCTCGGGCCGGCGATCCCCCGGGTGAAGCTCCCCGATTTCAACTACCGCGCCGCTCCCGCGGCGAAAAACCGCGCCCCCGTCAAAACCGAAGAGATCCAGCGCCCTAAACGGGCCAGGCCTTTTGAAAAAAAGGAGCGTGAGGAAAGATGGAAACCGCGGGGCAAACGGCCGTTTTGGGAAGGCCAGCACCGCTCTGGGAAGAAATCCCATCCCACCTTCGGAAGTAAATAG
- a CDS encoding amino acid transport protein → MLDDPGALILGLIFSSIGFGYFIYGKKQRRVVPLVTGLVLMLFPYVISNMVLIVLLGLILCAIPYFVRL, encoded by the coding sequence ATGCTGGATGATCCAGGGGCGTTAATTCTCGGGTTGATTTTCAGCTCGATCGGATTCGGCTACTTCATTTATGGGAAGAAGCAAAGAAGGGTCGTCCCGCTGGTCACCGGCTTGGTGTTGATGCTCTTTCCCTATGTCATCTCGAATATGGTGCTGATCGTCCTCCTCGGTCTCATTCTCTGCGCCATCCCCTATTTCGTCCGGCTTTAA
- a CDS encoding HAD family hydrolase, producing the protein MNRPTQKPSKKSFLIDMDGVLVRGPNLIPGADVFIQRLKEEGRKFLVLTNNSLRTPKDLEHRLQKIGLPVSAEHIYTSALATARFLHSQRPKGTAFVIGESGLMEALHDVEYVVTDLQPDYVVVGDTDYYDHRRITQAVRLVHNGARLIATNPDVTGPSESGIVPATGALVALIEKATGHQAYFVGKPNPLMMRTALHQIQEHSENAVMVGDRMDTDMVAGIESGLETILVLTGVTRREDVDRYPYRPARIAESVSAIEL; encoded by the coding sequence ATGAACAGACCGACGCAAAAGCCATCGAAGAAGAGCTTCCTCATCGACATGGATGGGGTCCTGGTGCGGGGACCGAACCTGATCCCCGGCGCCGACGTCTTTATTCAGCGGCTCAAAGAGGAAGGGCGGAAGTTTTTGGTTCTCACCAACAACTCGCTCCGGACGCCGAAGGATCTGGAGCACCGCTTGCAGAAGATCGGCCTCCCTGTCAGCGCGGAGCATATCTACACCTCCGCCTTGGCGACGGCGCGGTTCCTCCACAGCCAACGGCCGAAGGGAACGGCGTTCGTTATCGGCGAGTCGGGATTGATGGAAGCGCTCCATGATGTGGAATACGTTGTCACCGATCTTCAGCCCGACTACGTGGTGGTGGGGGACACCGATTATTACGACCATCGGCGGATCACGCAGGCGGTCCGGCTGGTTCACAACGGGGCGCGGCTGATCGCCACGAATCCCGACGTGACCGGTCCGTCGGAGAGCGGCATCGTCCCGGCGACCGGCGCGCTCGTCGCATTGATCGAAAAGGCAACCGGCCACCAGGCCTACTTCGTCGGCAAGCCGAACCCGTTGATGATGCGGACGGCGCTTCATCAGATTCAAGAACATTCCGAGAATGCCGTCATGGTCGGAGATCGGATGGACACCGACATGGTCGCCGGAATCGAAAGCGGGTTGGAGACGATTCTCGTCTTAACCGGTGTCACTCGGCGGGAGGATGTCGACCGCTATCCGTATCGCCCGGCCCGAATCGCCGAATCGGTCAGCGCGATCGAGTTGTAA
- a CDS encoding VOC family protein, protein MIQSIAFTMYPVTDMVRSKKFYEEVLGLKQGANFGDQWVEYDLGESTFAITTMEVGRTPGAKGAVVGFEVADLEGFMQRLKRNSVKLILENYETPVCRMSVIEDPDQNQITIHKRHPA, encoded by the coding sequence ATGATTCAATCGATTGCATTTACCATGTATCCGGTCACCGACATGGTCCGGTCGAAAAAATTCTATGAAGAGGTCCTCGGTTTAAAACAGGGGGCCAACTTTGGGGATCAATGGGTGGAGTACGATCTGGGGGAGAGCACCTTTGCGATCACCACGATGGAGGTCGGCCGGACGCCCGGAGCGAAAGGGGCGGTCGTCGGATTCGAGGTGGCCGATTTGGAAGGGTTCATGCAGCGATTGAAGCGGAATTCGGTCAAATTGATTTTAGAGAATTACGAGACGCCGGTCTGCCGGATGTCGGTGATCGAAGACCCCGACCAGAACCAGATCACCATCCACAAGCGGCACCCCGCCTGA